In Butyricicoccus intestinisimiae, the DNA window CGCACTGTGTGCGACGCTGGGCGTCATTTTGCCTGCGTTTGTCATTATTTTACTCGTTGCCCGCTGCTTTCGCGCCTTTCAGCGCAGCCGCATTGTGCGCGGCGCCATGGCGGGACTCAATCCGGCGGTTGTCGGCATGATTGCCGCATCACTGTACTCGATTGGCAGACAGGTTTTGTTTCCGCACGGGCTGGCGATTGCGTCCGGCGATGTCGTGCAGCTGTTTTGTGCGCTGTGCATTCTGGGCGCGATGCTCGCACTGATGAAAAAAGGCGTGCATCCGATTTTAATTATCTGTATGTCGGCGGTCGGCGGCGTGGTGTTTGGATTCGCGCTGCATTTGCCGGTATGATTTTTGTGTTTACGATTTATTCATATTTTATTCGCCGTTTTATCACAAACGCCTGCTATGATTGATGACACGGTTAATAATTAACAATGTTAAGCATTGCGCAGAAGGGAGGAGCGTATGGAATCAAGCGAACATTGCGTGGCGGTTTGGAACCGCATGAAGCGAATGCGGCAGATTCAGATGTGGAAGCTGTGCGAGGGCATGACCAAAGCGGAAACCGAGCTGCTGCATGTCATGTGCCGTCTAAGTAAAAAAAATCCGGACATTCCGGTTTCTCAGCTGCCGCAGGTGTGCTGTATGCAGACATCGGCAATTTCCCGTCTGATGAAAAAGATGGAGGCAGACGGCTTGATTGTCCGCAAAGTAGATCCGAATTGCCGGAGAAATACACTGGTATCTGTGACAGAAGCGGGCGCAGAACAGTGCAGGCGCAATTGGGAAGAAATACAGGACTTCTGGGAACGCGTTCTGGCGCGTACACCCGAAGAACATATTGATCAGATGTTATGCCTTTGGGATGAGATCATGGACAACATGGAAAACGTGATAGATGAACTGTCTCAGGACAAATAACATAGCAGGAGAAGCAACCATATGAAAAATATTTTTCAATTTCTAGCAAAGCATAAGCTGGCAATTTTTGCGGCGATTTGCTGTCTGGTCGTACAGGCGTACTGTGATTTGGCGCTGCCGACGTACACCAGCGACGTCCTGAATGTCGGCTTGCAGCAGGGCGGCATTGCAGACGGCGTGATGGATACCGTGCGCGCGGACAGTCTGGAGACGCTGGAGCTGTTTATGACGGATGCTGACACACAGACAGTGGAGCAGGCGTATACACAGCCAAATGTATCCGGCGTTCGGACACTGCGGGACGATGCAGACCGTGAGACGCTCAACAATATTCTGCGCAAGCCGGAAGCCACGGTGTATCAGATGCGCAGCAGCGACAAGACCAAGGGAGCACCGGAGCAAATCAAAGCGGCGGTGGCCGCCGGCGCAATGACCAAAGAACAGCTGATTTCGCAGATGGATGAAGCGTTTTCCAAAATGGGAGACATGACAGACACTTTTTTGACGGAAATCGCCGTCAATTATGTGTCCGCAGAATATCAGGCACAGGGCATTGACCTGAATCAGGTGCGCAATGCCTATCTGTTTGCCGTCGGCGGAAAAATGCTGCTCATGGCTGTGATTATGGCAATCGCGGCGATTTTGGTCGGCTTGATTGCATCCGTCACCTCGTCAAAAGTCGGACGCGATTTGCGCACTTCCATTTACGAGAAGGTCATGCAGTTTACCGATGCAGAGATGGAAAAATTTTCGACAGCGTCGCTGATTACGCGTTCTACCAATGATATTCAGCAGATTCAAATGGTTTCGGTCATGCTGCTGCGCATGGTGCTGTACGCGCCGATTGTCGCAATCGGCGGCATTATCATGGTAGTCAAGACCGGCTCCAGCATGGGCTGGACAATTGTTCTCGCCGTTGTTGTCATGATGGCGTGCATCGGCACACTGACCGGCATCGCGATGCCGAAATTTAAAATCATGCAGAAGCTGGTAGACCGCCTGAATCTGGTCTCTCGTGAAATGCTGACCGGCATTATGCCGATTCGTGCATTCAGTCGGGAAAAGCACGAGGAACAGCGCTTTGATGAGGCAAACCAGAATCTGTTTCAGACCCAGCTGTTTACCAACCGCACGATGACCTTTATGCTGCCGGTGATGATGTTTGTCATGAACGGCATTTCAGTTCTGATTGTTTGGGTCGGCGGACACAACGTCGACGCGGGCACCATGCAGGTCGGTGACCTGACAGCGTTTATCACGTATTCCATGGTCATTGTCATGGGCTTCCTGATGCTGACGATGATTTCGATTATGCTGCCGCGCGCAGGCGTAGCCGCAGACCGCATTGTGGAAGTGCTGGACACACCGATTTCTCTGCACGATCCGGAGCGAACAAAGGACGCGCTGCTGGAACAGCCGAAGGGCTATGTGACGTTTCAGGATGTCTCGTTTACCTATCCGGATGCTGATGAGCCGGCGCTGTCACACATTTCATTTACTGCAGAGCCGGGAAAAACAACTGCGATTATCGGTTCTACCGGCTGCGGCAAGTCGACGATTGTTCGGCTGATTCCGCGTTTCTTTGATGTGACGCAGGGCGCAGTGCGCATTGACGGTGTCGATGTGCGTGAGATGAGCCAGAACAAGCTGCGCAGCCTGATGGGCTATGTGCCGCAGAAGGGTGTTTTGTTCTCCGGAACCATTGAGAGCAATCTGAAATACGGCGGCGAGAACATTTCCGATGCAGATATGCAGCAGGCGGCTGACATTGCGCAGGCAACCGAATTTATTGATTCCAAGGTGGATCGGTACAACTCGCTGATTTC includes these proteins:
- a CDS encoding MarR family winged helix-turn-helix transcriptional regulator, with the protein product MESSEHCVAVWNRMKRMRQIQMWKLCEGMTKAETELLHVMCRLSKKNPDIPVSQLPQVCCMQTSAISRLMKKMEADGLIVRKVDPNCRRNTLVSVTEAGAEQCRRNWEEIQDFWERVLARTPEEHIDQMLCLWDEIMDNMENVIDELSQDK
- a CDS encoding ABC transporter ATP-binding protein, with amino-acid sequence MKNIFQFLAKHKLAIFAAICCLVVQAYCDLALPTYTSDVLNVGLQQGGIADGVMDTVRADSLETLELFMTDADTQTVEQAYTQPNVSGVRTLRDDADRETLNNILRKPEATVYQMRSSDKTKGAPEQIKAAVAAGAMTKEQLISQMDEAFSKMGDMTDTFLTEIAVNYVSAEYQAQGIDLNQVRNAYLFAVGGKMLLMAVIMAIAAILVGLIASVTSSKVGRDLRTSIYEKVMQFTDAEMEKFSTASLITRSTNDIQQIQMVSVMLLRMVLYAPIVAIGGIIMVVKTGSSMGWTIVLAVVVMMACIGTLTGIAMPKFKIMQKLVDRLNLVSREMLTGIMPIRAFSREKHEEQRFDEANQNLFQTQLFTNRTMTFMLPVMMFVMNGISVLIVWVGGHNVDAGTMQVGDLTAFITYSMVIVMGFLMLTMISIMLPRAGVAADRIVEVLDTPISLHDPERTKDALLEQPKGYVTFQDVSFTYPDADEPALSHISFTAEPGKTTAIIGSTGCGKSTIVRLIPRFFDVTQGAVRIDGVDVREMSQNKLRSLMGYVPQKGVLFSGTIESNLKYGGENISDADMQQAADIAQATEFIDSKVDRYNSLISQGGTNVSGGQKQRLSIARAIAKHPKIYLFDDSFSALDYKTDLTLRKELSKQTADATVIIVAQRISTILHADNILVLDEGKLVGSGTHEELLASCETYQEIAKSQLSEAELAGVEKGGRA
- a CDS encoding chromate transporter, whose translation is MIYWQLFSTFFEVGAFTFGGGYAMLPLIQQKVQAHHWISTEDLVNFIAVSESSPGPFAVNISTYIGQMIGGMAGALCATLGVILPAFVIILLVARCFRAFQRSRIVRGAMAGLNPAVVGMIAASLYSIGRQVLFPHGLAIASGDVVQLFCALCILGAMLALMKKGVHPILIICMSAVGGVVFGFALHLPV